CACCATGACCAACTACGACGAGGCCGCCATGGCGATCGCGAGCCTTAACGGCTACCGCCTGGGGGACCGCGTGCTGCAGGTTTCCTTCAAGACCAGCAAGCAGCACAAGGCCTAAGGGAGGGGCCTGCTGGCGCCAGCACCTTTGACCTGCACAGGGGGGCTAAATGAGCTCCCCGTGCCATCACTCTATTTATGGGCCTGGACTGAGTCTCTCTCTGACGCTTTCTCACACAAATCCACACTATATAAtcgcaaaaacacacacatagtGACACACATGACCAAACAGATCCATAGGCAAGCATCCACAAGTCAGGAGTTTCAAACAAACACAGCAGTGGAGTTTTTCTGTTCTCTTTCCACGACATGCTAGTCCTTCCCTGTCTTTGCCTGGATTGAATTAGACGGGGTACGTAGCTGCTTTGTTGGGTAGGGGAGTAAGAGCGATCTATTTAGGAGACAGTCTAACGAATGTGACAAAGAATGTTCTTTGATTGAATTCAGGCAAATGATGGCAACTGATGAACAAAAAAAAGACCAATAGCGATCAAAAAATTTTCAACGAATATGTGCAATTTACTTCAAAACTTTGACCCCCACATCATCTCTCCCGTTATCTTGCTTTGGAGAGGATGCagtcactatttttttttttttttttttacactcgggGCATTTTGAAAATCAGTGACTTTTTTTAATATCaaagaaaatgaaatgaaaaacagTGTTCTCTTATATACatctatcaaaatataactatatattcaATATTTAAGGTGGTAATAATAGCCGAATATGTAAGCATTTTCTAAAAACCTTGACTACTGTTTCCTGACGTGCTTTATTGAGGCGGTAAAGGCAGTTTCTCTACCCCTGTGCAAGTTTGTTAGCGCTGACCTAATGTGACAAAGTAAGTGAGCTCATTAATCCGGGAACAAAAATTTGCCTGATAGCCATAAGAATCATACCCCGCCCCCCCCCGGCCCCCAACACTTCCTAACAAAAACAGATCACACAAACAagagcaaaaataaacaaaaacctaTCTTTTCTCGGGCCAGATTAAAGAGAAGCAGACTTTCTGTGAACTTAGAGCTGGGTGGTGACGGCGTACTTTAGGAACGGTCTTGATGGGCTTGACTTTGACAAACTGGAAAACAGCGGGTTTTTGCATCGTTTTGTGAACCTTAATATGGCTTGAAAAAATAGGACTATAACTGCGTATCTGACTAGTGTGAATGCTGCCACACCCAAGAAAAGCCACATGGCCAGGTTGATGTATTGAAAAGATATACTGACCAACGACTTGGCACGCTGCAGAGAGATATCACATAAAAACCTCAAAGAGTACTTGTCAGTCTACTTACCCCTGATAAAATCCTCTAAAACATAGCTGCAACTTGCAGTTCCATAAAAACAACCAAATATTGACTGCAAGCAAAGCCATCCTGCAGTTCTCTGGTATGATTCGATATGCCAAACAAGACAGCCCTCATGGTCTGGATACAAAGCTACTGACACgatagactgaccaatgactgaCCAGGTCTGTAGAGAGATATTTGCTACAAAACTTAAAGAGTACGACCATTATTTGTCAGTCTAGTACACATGATAAAATCCtccaaaacacaaaaacaaagctATCCGGCAATTCCGAATGTTGCCAAAAGCAAGAAAGCGCCTGTGGTCAGGACGATACAGAGCTACTGATATGATAAGATCAGAGACTGAGCAGGTCTTCAGAAATATCACTTGAAAACTTCAAAAAGCACCCCTATTGTTCACCAGTCTAGTATATGCAGTTCAAAAAATAACCGACTGAACATCGACCACGAGAAAAGATATCGGGCTATGTTAAAGACTATCAGTGCCCCCCAGCTTTTCTGACAAGATGGTTTTTGCATCAATTTGAACATTCCCAAACCCAAGAACATGGTCAGGATGATACAGGACTTCTGAcagactgaccaatgactgaGCAGGTTTGCAGAGCAATATAAATTCATCATCAGAGTAGTCCCCTGATAGACTCCTCCAAAACTTGTAGCAAGATGCAGTTCAAAACCGACCAGACGTCGGTCGCAAGCAAAGACATCGGGCATCGTAAAAGACTATCCCTCTAGGAAGAAGACTAGCAGCTTTGCCCAATGCTTCTCAGTCGTAGCTTCTTTCAAACAACTCCTAGAAGTGTTGAACTGCCACCCTCGAACAAAAAAAGAGAACTGCGCAACATCGAGATGGCAAATAAGTGTCACATTTGTTGTTCTGTCTACAAACAAGAGAACGGTATTCGGTTTGTTTCGCGCTTCTCAAAATATCTCCAACCCAGCTCCCTTAAGGGAACGTTAAGCATGCCCCGTCTATCTGAAGTGTCTGTCACAGACCCCACGTAAGCTCTTCCATGGGGAAGGCTCACGTCTTTCACTATCAAGACATCTGCACATGATAATAGATTTAAATAGGGTCAACTATATTCAAGACATTTTCTGTTTGTTGCTTTTCTAAATGACGCTGTGTTAGCCAAAGAGAACGATCTCTTTGAAAGGATTACATTAGAGATAGATCTATTTTTATACATACAAAGGAACGAGACCTTGTGCTGAATTTTTACAGATTCTTAagcttgggggaaaaaaaattgggACATCGCATGGCTTTACTTTAAACCCTCTGATGTTTGCAAAGCGAGGGGTGGGGAACAGTGTTCGGGTGGGGATCTAGGGAAAGGGGGGCATAGGAACACTGTATCGCAGAACCACTTAAACCGCTCGCCCGTGCTGAACTTGACAGTTAAGACAAAAAGAAGGGAATCTGACGTAAACAAATAGGTCAATCTTAACAGTTCGGGATAGCCATGACACACGCATCTATGCTTTTTGACCGCGCCTCTCGTCCTGAATTTGTGCTCTGAGAAGCTGCGGTGAGACCATCTCATTGCCCACAACTGACAACCCGGATCGCTGTTTGCAAGCGGAAAAAAGGGGATTCTAGCGTCAATGCGGCTTTTGCTGAGCACGATCCTTTAGATAGATTTGCATTTTTTCTGCCAAAGAGTTTGCTTTGCAAGTCAGTGTAACTTTAACATCCCCAGATTAACTGCTGTACAAATCCGTAATAGATTCCGTGAGGACCCCACTGTGTTTGACGTTCTCACGTTTTGAATGCGCATCGTTTTGTGGCCCCGATGCTGAAACATCACAGCAGCAAGCAAATCCCATTTGCACACGTTTCACACAAGACATCCAAATGCTAAAGAAGCATATCAGAAACAAGCCATGAATCAGATCACCTCTCGACAAAGGAAACAATAGGAAGCATTCGATACGGAACACCTCCCCCGACATTTCTATCATCTGCGATTGGATCCCTAAAAGTAATGCTTCAAAATATTCATTCTTTTGATGTCACTGCTTCATCGACTGCTAATAGGCTAATCTTTGCCGGCAAACAAAGCACCAGTAGAGCCCAAGATTATAAGGCACCGGTGTAAACCTTCCCTGTTTGCGGTCTATTCACAGACCTTCACCCATCATGTACAGCCAAGATCTCGCCCAGGAGAAACAGGAAACAGAACCACCGCACTGCTTGAGCGACAACAAtaatcgtttaaataaaaaaaagacaaaaaaactttCCTATGGAACAGTAAGTGCAATGTGCTTTGTTTTTATATTGACTGAGAACaaatgatatatatttttaaaaaaagaaattaaacgtCACACTGAAAAGGTCTGCAGAATAGCGAAAGGAacacaaaaaaggaaaaaaaaaagacagcgaGGGAAGAGATCAGATGCGAGCCGGCTCGTTAGGAGAAATCAAACGAGAGCTCTGATCTGTAAATTTCCATAACGACCTCCTCAGCCCCTAATTTGTGCTCTGACCATGCAAATTGTCTGACTTAATAGAGCAATCCTCAGTGACCTCAAAAGGAATACTGTCTAATATATCATCAGTTTTAGCCCATGTCAACTTCAAATATCTTTTTTCGTAATTTATTGATTTCATTTACATATCAGGACTCACTTGTTGAAtttgtgtatttgtgttgttgatgtTGCCATAGGAAACACATATGGGTCAAGATTATGTTTGGTTGCATTGATTGAGTATGCTTTCTTTTCCTtccattatcaaattagttgcagttttttacagtgtatgcagATTTTAGACTTAGATTATTTTCTTTCAATCAAGCTGTGTTTCGATTGTGTTTGTAAAAGTCTGTGGTAGCTTTTGTTGcaacatgaaaaaataatttaaacagaaaaaattcaaaaatagcgCCGACAAACTTGTATTATTTGGCGACTTTAAGCTTGTAGTTTTAACTTATTGTTAACTTAAAAAactatttattatgattattattattgcctCGTATAACGTATGTTTTGTGTATATTTatggtttattttgttatatttgcaAGGTTAAAAGACTTTTGAGTTTTTGCCAAAATTGTGGTTACACCATTTCGTTTCTTGAGAAAAAAAGGGGAGGGGGACAAATAGAAAAACAGCTTTAGAAGTACGATCTGGAAACGTTCTCCATAGTCAAAGAATGCACTGCTATATTTAACTAATTGAAGTGTATAAACATACATGCTGTGTGCTAGATGTTATGCCTTTACTGCCTGTGTTCTGTCTGTCTTGTTCAatgaaaatattttaattatttaatctaATCACAGTCTTGTTTTTTCAAACGCTCAGCGAGCCCCCGAGACACGGCACGGCCGCCCCACCACCACCTTCTTTCAGGAGGAGGAGGGGGCGGGGGTTGTCCCTCACAAGATGCTTTCCTGCCTGCTCATGCTTGAATTAGAAAGAATTAATAACGATCCTCCAAAACTATTTGTGCAAAGTGAAATGTTTCTTTTTGGCCATGAGTTTATGAATGGCAAGCAGCAGGAAGGTCTTCTTGTTGAAAAGAGGGGAAccgggcgggcgggcgggcgggggGGCGCGTGGTCCTTCTGTTTTTCAACCAACTGTATTTTGTGTCTATTTATTTAGAAGAGGGGACGCAGTATACGTAGTGatgtttttcttacatttttcctGGAATGGTAGAACAAATCAAAAATGATCAAAGTAGCgggaatacaaaaaaaacaaaacactcatACTTCCAGACATGACCAAACGagcaatgaaaaaaaatattcaaagaggtaagagaaaaaacacacaaaaccttTCAGTTTAGTCTAGGAAATTTACTACTGGGATTTCAGCTGAAGACGCTTGAAGACTTTTTCATGGAATTGTTTGATTATTTGTACTTTACAtgccagaaaaaaataaaagttacaaATATGACTGGCCCCACTTTGTTGACTACCAATAATTATGCCGCACTGTCGCTTTAGGAATGATGGTCTTAACAAGATGCTGGTTGAAATGTTTACGGCAACACATATAAACAGAGCACAATCAGAATTAAGTTGATTGATTAGTCCAAGACTTCCCAAAAAGGGAGTTCAAAGTATGTCTCCTTGGGGGATATGAaatataattgagaagcactggacTAGTCCAAAACTAAAAAGCTATCATGTGACAGGTTTACTCACTTTTCAAGCTCTCATCTTTGCGCTACAGATGACACAGGAAACTAAATATTTCAAATGACCACACGCAAGACGTgtttaaaagaaaacacatttatgtCAAGTTAGATGAAATATTACACTTGATGCACACGTTAAAACTGGAATGTAACTGACTGGAAATGACAACTTAACACGGAGGCGCCCTGGCCCACAGCTTCCTGTTGCCGCAGCAACGTGGTCCCTGGTGAACAACCTGCAAGAGGAGCACAAACATGCTCACTTTGTGACATCCTCGTTGCTGTTTAGCTGGGAGTACGATCCCAGGaggatttcatttcatttcatttccagTGGACTAAGCACTTTCCAGTGATGCAGCTGCTCGGTGTATTATCCTTAGGGTTCATAGTGGAGTTCAAATGATGATTGTAAACAAAAGTGCCATAATCAGCTAGGAAACAACTTTGCAGAACACAGAAACCTatttaacagtgtttcccacacattcatttatttgtggcggaccgccacgaaagaattacgtccgccacaaattttaaaaaatttcttctcaggcaaatcatatagttgacgtagatgcccatataggctgttcagatttactttacaaaagagaagtgtaggatacttctcttgttgccttatttgtatttgaccactactgttttctgtttatttgttactgactgtggcaggacacctctgcctctgtttcactttatgttgctggtaaataatatgcttgtagtagtaggctaaagttaaattatttagtatgcactaatttaaggggcagagctttaagagacattttagcttttatattttataagatatattttttgtaagaaccccaattaataaatatatttcagtgaataacttattgttcaaatctgtatataaatatgtacataaagtgttgtaattatattgtaaaatggatggatggatggacgtttaaaacaaaactgttattaattagtaagtatacattttttgagcctttttagagaaaatcatatcattgtagtaaattatgcaaattactcgatgatgtcatggtgaccacgccaatagccacgccccccaccgccacaggtatcttggcagtttatgggaaacactgatttaaCTTACATGAACATACCGTAGTGCTTGCCCTGTGTACTAATTCCAGTGAGAACACATCGTACTAAACTTATGCTACAACACAGAAACCTTTCActaataaataacatttttcatCCATACATTTGTCACAAaagcagctttttaaaacacttcaGATTACTGCAATGCGACATTCCAATGTTGGCACAGCTTGAAGAGTGGTTAGACTTTCACATTTCATTAGTTCTTGTCCATCTATTAACATTATGAACTCTTAAGAAGATGCCATTACCTTGCCTCAGCTGACGTCTTGCTATTCTTCACCAAGTCTTAATGGCACAATGGTGTGATCCTCACAATCAAATGCAGACACGCTATGCCGTCAGGTTATCACGTTTCAGCTAGTGcagcatttttatttttgatttagtACCACGCTTTATATTTGAGCTTGCGCAAACAATTTATAGATGTGTGGGCTGTCACTAAGAAGTGTGCAACCATAAATGTGTCTGAAATGACTGGTAGGGCCTGCAAAGTGAGATTTACTCACAAATGGAGTGCCTCTAGAGCTCTGTATGCAGCATATGCTCCAGGGTCTTGGGATCCTGGCAGAGTGCAGGTGTGGTGAACTCCATCAAGTACTCGCAGCGACTGGGCTCTGACGTGGACGTTACCACCGTCTCCTTCCCGCATTTTAACTTTACCTGCAAGACAAAATGTTGCACGTTTGCTTTTGGgggcttttttaaaaagtatgtggAGGTTGGCCACACACCATGGTGGATCTGTTGGGTCCTTGCCAGCATCCCATTCCATGATCATATTTCATCACGCTGTAGACGTCACCCTCAGGACCTTCCCACTGGCCCCAGGTCCTACACACAACAACCGTCATTAGTTGCAAAGACGCCAAGAAAACGTTCAGATGTATTGTTGCATTACCCCAAACTGGTCTCTGATCCACCATACTTGGGTTTCTGGGATACTCGACTAAAAGGGCAAAGCCTGTAGATGTACCTGAGACAGGCGACATACACACTTTAGCAGTGTCACTTACACAAAATAAGCATATTGGCACATACTCGCTAGTAGATAACTCATAGCATTGGTTGTAGAGGTAGGCAAACTCAGCATTGGGTCCAAAGTCAGAGGAAGTTTCCTTCTCAAGGTTCCTACAGAGACAGCAATCATTGGCAGTGAGTTTTAGCAGATCTGCCTTAGTGGAAAAAGGCACACCGTCCTATTCCGGGTACTTACTTCATTTGATCATCTAATTCCCGGAGAGCTCGCTCAGCCTCGTCAAACTCCTCCCTCACTTTCTGAGCAGCTGGGAAGCAACACAGAATTCAATTATACATAGGTCATTAATGTACTCTTGTCCACAACACAAACTCAGGACATCCAATCCAGAAACTCCTCTCCTTCTTGAAAAGAGTAGGCTTTGTTTTAATAGACACTTAACATACTGTCCTGAAACATACCAAGAGCTGTTTTCTAATATTTCTGTGACCTTGCCTGAGAGGAGTGACATTTCAGTACATTCTAAATATTGACGCGGATAAATGGTGAAAAAAGCAAAGATGCACAAATAAGGATTGCAATAAGTGTTTGTCCCGGTGGCAGAGAAGCATAAGATGTACATATGCAAGCATATTGGAGTGTTTTTTGGATGAGTTAGTCATCCCAGAAGAGCCTGCTGAGTCACACAAACTTACCATCAATGAGGGTCTGCGTTTCCTCATCGTAGGGCGGCATCATCCCCTCGTCTTCGTCAACCTTTTCTTGCACGGCAGGAGGTCTCTGCGCGATAAACACACACGGTGACTCACTGGAATCAACTTTTTCCACATAgcacagaagctacaaaagtgTACATTAAAGTCTGCTTCCTCATGATCatcatcttcctcctcctcctccagatcatcatcctcctcttcctccgggATTTCAACCTCAGAGTAATGTTCAGAGTCATTGTCGGAGACAGGCTCCCTTGCCTCACTGTGCGGCGTCTCCAGCGGTGCTTGGGCCTGCCGCCAAGAAAAGGCTCACATTACGCCAATTGAGCCTTTTAAGGACAAAGTAGGCCGACAGAGACGCCCGCGTCGTACCTCGGATATGAATTTGTCTTTGATGTCCTTCCAGGCTGCCTGAAACGCCGCCGGGTCTGCCACGTCCACACCGCCCAAAATGGCCTGCACAGTGCAAACACTGACCATCAGTACGCAGCTTCCACCACTAGGGGGGTCTCAATACGAAGGAATAGCGTTTGGAATTTGTTGATGTTTATTCGGGTTCCGTGTAATCGATTAACTTTGACCTAAGCTGCAAAAGGCAGTGCTATTTACCTGAGCCTCCGTTTCGGTGAAAGAGCCGTCCGAATCTGTGTCGAGCTCAGTGTGGGATTGAAGCTCAGTCACGGAAACGCTGCAAACGAGGAAAAATGTGTAATTATGCACATGTAAATCCTTCAGTCAGAGTCACTATGACGTGGATGCTGGCACTCACAAGCCATCGCCATCATCGTCCAGCTCAAGAAACACTTCAGCCATTCGAGCTTTGTCCTTCTCTGTGCGCACTGCAGCCTTTTGATCTGCAGTAAGATTaatgacacacacaaacatctaGTAACAAGTGCAACCCAGAATTAGTTTTCACAATACAATTGCATATTTCGCCTTACCTTCCCATGCCTTCAGATGGCGCTCTTTAGCTACCTTCTCAGGCTCCTCTGCAGTTTCCTTCACAGTTCTCAGAGCTTCTACCTTCTCCTCCAGTTGTTTCTTATCGGCTCCAAGTTCTGATACTTTGGACTATCGGGACAAGCAAACCTTTCAATATGTACTATGTCAGCAAAATATGAAGTAAGCTGATTGAATGAAGAAAAGTACCAGATATGTACCTTCTTGGCCTCCAGACCCTTCTTGGCCTCCTTGATGAGTTGTTGTTTAAGCATAAAGCCCTCCCTGGTGATCTCAGCCAACTGATAAAGACTCTCTCTCTCTTGGCGCCCTAATTCCCTACATGTCAAGAGCAAATTTTCATTGTGGCACTCTGCAAACATGTACACTTGGTACAAAAGATGCTTTAACATATTCCAACAGCTGtgcaattaaaagaaaaaaaaagctgtgTGGAAAAAATACCCCATGATAATAACATTTGCTTCACACTGTGAAAAAGGTATGGGGTATTATTAGGTCAGAACCAAATGCCAAAAAACACAAGCGCCAAAAACAACTGCATAAGAAAACGGCCGCAAGTTGATGGAATAAAAAGGAAGTCAAGATACAATACAAGGCTCGTGTTAATGATATATCCACATGGCAATGATGGAATATGGGTGACAAACAAAGATTCATAGTTTATATTTTGTAGTATAATTTAATTCAACAGCAGTTGTGCAAACGCAAAGACTTGTTTTAGTGCAACTTAGCCTAAACTAGGGTTGTgtgatttacactaccgttcaaaagtttggggtcacccaaacaatttagtggaatagccttcatttctaagaacaacaatagactgtctagtttcagatgaaagttctctttttctggccattttgagcgtttaattgagcccacaaatgtgatgctccagaaactcaatctgctcaaaggaaggtcagttttgtagcttctgtaacgagctaaagtgttttcagatgtgtgaacatgattgcacaagggttttctaatcatcaattagccttctgagccaatgagcaaacacattgtaccattagaacactggagtgatagttgctggaaatgggcctctatacacctatgtagatattgcaccgaaaagcagacatttgcagctagaatagtcatttaccacattagcaatgtatagagtgtatttctgtaaagttaagactagtttaaagttatcttcattgaaaagtacagtgcttttccttcaaaaacaaggacatttcaatgtgaccccaaacttttgaacggtagtgtaaacaatctacaatatccatccatccatttcctaccgcttgtccatctcgGGATCGCAGGGGGCTGACACGGCACAAAGTGAGACTTGTGATGAtgtcacggttgtgcgctgtcaaatccaaagctcaacaacactgccttgtggctttaaacacactataagaggaattcatgtatgtttgaacgtaaacatgcttctattttcactcaacatgaataaaaaagacataaaaatgggctttgcgacactcccgccggtgctaatgacagtcagctgttttggatatgatCGCTGTCAAACCTCtacctgatgggacaactttgacaagaaaaactttttGCTGTGTCATAGGAAAGGTGCAACTATATCTTAtggttttatttaacaacaaATCCTAAAGTCAACTTACAGGTCTTGCTTCCATTTTTGTGGATGGAGCCGCGCGTAAAAAGCGACCaagcaagtaaaaaaaacctggggccgtacttatcaagcttcttagaattactcctaagaagtctgctaagagttgacttaagagtaaataaattcttggctgaaagctgcacttaaaagttagttatcaagcgtcttactcacactttcagcgaagtgtaggactgaatcttaagtgtcacactcagagctgaattacgacattactatgtgccgtaaacgcaattttaggtgacgtcatttctgtgtccatagaaatgaccaatcacggaagggaatcccttgtctaagaataaagaaatatcttggaaatatttaagtggacaatgggagtgtatattttgacaataaactacaaaataatacaaaacaaactagtccccgccggcactcacgctaccgctccctctcttctctcgcccacacactcactgacgtcactcacctcacggccacacacatacgctactgtcataacattttctttccaattcattaattaggcaactcatttgaaactggtgtgggtggctctatatatactagcccactgcagacacatgcagaaatcaacaaggaatcgaaatgtattaaatctgtgacaaaaataatatccgctctgtctaaacgataccgtttgatcagctgctcgtcatcaaaaaaaacaaaaacattgttccgttccctgaacgttcgcgcacgtttctctcgcctcagtgccatcccctgctggcaactcctaaccacttaagacacctctgaaggtctcttaaatatcgtggagagtaggagtgattcttagacttaagaacgttgataaaaagcttttattcttaagtttgagagtaggactaaatttcgcaaattctcgggacttaagtgtaaaatggcactctaagaagcttgataagtacggcccctgatgtagCAACCTcctgtgtactgatgttaaagacaatatgcacttcattgcacatgtaatatatccgTGATTAAATGCTTTAGATTTCCAAGAGAGTTTTGCAGCGACGCACAAACTTGCAAGTGTTTTATATAGGCACTCAAACATGCAAAagggtttccttggctcgttagtgcttgctgattttagaaataatgtacacttcacaacACATGCTGCTAAACACGTTATAATTGTATTAGTATTGGgattcagcagcacaggcgtgcattcgctctttgacaatgttcccagggctctgtggaggagcaggctggttttaaagataatgtacatgtatgTCTAAAgaatatatcaaaataaacataataggaggtgTAATGCCAGCGAGTCAGCTATTGCGGTTTGTCTTCTGATtgaacaaaatgtgcatgacagcaggtgtttgtgtgtagacatagacagtttggaaactacacttgtgtggatggagactCTTTTAACTCCAAATATGTCTTTTTGAAACTCTccttgttcgtgtggacatggccttattttctcaagtaaatctgtacagcagatatggccaTCGACATCAACAATATGAATTGCACGAgaggctggacaggacacaatttaaaaaaaatcaaaataataattttttttttaaagaaaattaaaacaatacattttgtattatttgcagagctatgttatttattttacgtagaaaaaatatttttctattttatttatgttatgtaattatgtgctactgaaacagtttattttatgtgctgctaatacccatcttgactaactggttaataaaagtgctgttaatacccatcttgactaactggttaataaaagtactgttaatacccatcttgactaactggttaataaaagtgctgttaatacccatcttgactaactgggttaataaaagtgctgttaatacccatcttgactaactggttaataaaggtgctgttaatacccatcttgactaactggttaataaaagtactgttaatacccatcttgactaactggttaataaaagtgctgttaatacccatcttgactaactggttaataaaagtactgtttatacccatcttgactaactggttaataaaagtgctgttaatacccatcttgactaactggttaataaaagtactgttaatacccatcttgactaactggttaataaaagtgctgctaatacccatcttgactaactggttaataaaagtgctgttaatacccatcttgactaactggttaataaaagtgctgttaata
This genomic interval from Entelurus aequoreus isolate RoL-2023_Sb linkage group LG06, RoL_Eaeq_v1.1, whole genome shotgun sequence contains the following:
- the prkcsh gene encoding glucosidase 2 subunit beta, encoding MTTMRLVPLLLMVTVSAVEVQRPRGVPLTKKHFYEEGTPFTCLDGSRTIPFDKVNDDYCDCQDASDEPGTPACPNGSFHCNNAGYRPFFIPSSRINDGICDCCDATDEYNSGATCQNTCKELGRQERESLYQLAEITREGFMLKQQLIKEAKKGLEAKKSKVSELGADKKQLEEKVEALRTVKETAEEPEKVAKERHLKAWEDQKAAVRTEKDKARMAEVFLELDDDGDGFVSVTELQSHTELDTDSDGSFTETEAQAILGGVDVADPAAFQAAWKDIKDKFISEAQAPLETPHSEAREPVSDNDSEHYSEVEIPEEEEDDDLEEEEEDDDHEEADFNRPPAVQEKVDEDEGMMPPYDEETQTLIDAAQKVREEFDEAERALRELDDQMKNLEKETSSDFGPNAEFAYLYNQCYELSTSEYIYRLCPFSRVSQKPKYGGSETSLGTWGQWEGPEGDVYSVMKYDHGMGCWQGPNRSTMVKLKCGKETVVTSTSEPSRCEYLMEFTTPALCQDPKTLEHMLHTEL